The Chitinivibrionia bacterium genome has a window encoding:
- a CDS encoding type II toxin-antitoxin system PemK/MazF family toxin, whose product MVINQGDIIILNFDPQSGHEQSGVRPALVVSNKILSKSNGMAMVCPITNTDRISPFRIPLDWRTKTKGFIQCDQARILDVFSRNPKFVEKSPKDIINKSIDIISMFIEKE is encoded by the coding sequence ATGGTAATAAATCAGGGCGATATCATCATATTGAATTTTGACCCGCAAAGCGGGCACGAGCAGAGCGGCGTTCGTCCTGCGCTTGTTGTAAGCAATAAAATATTAAGTAAATCAAACGGTATGGCGATGGTTTGTCCGATAACAAATACGGATAGAATTTCGCCTTTTCGTATTCCGTTGGATTGGCGAACAAAAACAAAAGGTTTTATTCAATGCGACCAAGCGCGAATTCTTGATGTGTTTTCGCGAAATCCCAAGTTTGTGGAAAAATCACCCAAAGATATTATAAATAAATCTATTGATATTATTTCAATGTTTATCGAGAAAGAGTAA
- the thiI gene encoding tRNA 4-thiouridine(8) synthase ThiI, whose translation MKYDIIYATFGEVFLKGKNKMAFVKQIVKTFAVKTADFPTITYSYTDDHLLIELNGADWQMVAQKLDKIVGIHSYSLGKNCKSEIEDICKTALELVKADVSPNEKIKFETKRSDKTFAMKSPDVSKFVADFVGKNSEVLFNIPNPDKTVLITIRPRYTIISAKKIMGLGGLPAGINGRALCLLSGGIDSPVAAFLLMKRGLIVDCLHFESPPHTSVRAKQKVLDIVEKLAHFMPNGRVNLYFVPFTKLQKEIFANVPQNYGMTVMRRMMLRIADKLARLHKVALIATGESIGQVASQTPHSINTINAVTNMPVLRPLACMDKQEITEIAQKIKTFDISIRPYEDCCTLFVPPNPATAPNVEKAERFENPEEPSRAWNWQELVNECVEKTEKIRVLAGNPVVLDKETNDEICKLFD comes from the coding sequence ATGAAATACGACATAATCTACGCCACTTTCGGCGAGGTTTTTCTTAAAGGGAAAAACAAAATGGCGTTTGTAAAGCAGATTGTTAAGACATTTGCCGTGAAAACTGCCGATTTTCCGACGATTACTTACAGTTATACGGACGACCATTTGCTTATTGAACTCAACGGTGCTGATTGGCAAATGGTCGCTCAAAAACTAGATAAAATCGTCGGGATACATTCTTATTCTTTGGGAAAAAACTGCAAAAGCGAAATCGAAGATATTTGCAAAACCGCGTTGGAACTTGTAAAAGCAGACGTGAGCCCTAACGAAAAAATTAAATTTGAAACCAAGCGAAGCGATAAGACCTTTGCTATGAAAAGCCCTGACGTGTCTAAGTTTGTCGCGGATTTCGTCGGCAAAAACAGCGAGGTTTTGTTTAATATTCCAAATCCCGACAAAACTGTTCTGATAACAATAAGACCGCGTTATACTATAATTTCGGCGAAAAAAATTATGGGACTCGGCGGACTTCCCGCAGGAATTAACGGACGGGCGTTATGCTTGCTTTCGGGCGGAATTGACTCTCCCGTCGCGGCATTTTTGCTTATGAAACGCGGTCTGATTGTCGATTGCCTGCATTTTGAGTCGCCGCCGCATACGTCTGTTAGGGCAAAGCAAAAGGTTTTGGATATTGTCGAGAAATTGGCGCATTTTATGCCGAACGGGCGCGTAAATTTGTATTTTGTGCCGTTTACCAAGCTTCAAAAAGAGATTTTTGCAAACGTTCCGCAAAACTACGGAATGACGGTTATGCGCAGAATGATGCTCAGGATTGCCGACAAACTTGCGCGCCTCCACAAGGTTGCACTGATTGCCACGGGCGAGAGTATCGGACAGGTCGCAAGCCAAACTCCGCACAGCATAAACACCATAAACGCCGTTACCAATATGCCTGTTTTGCGCCCGCTTGCTTGTATGGATAAGCAGGAAATCACCGAAATCGCGCAAAAAATCAAGACATTCGATATTTCGATACGTCCTTACGAAGACTGTTGCACGCTTTTCGTGCCGCCCAACCCCGCAACCGCGCCGAATGTAGAGAAAGCCGAAAGATTTGAAAACCCCGAAGAGCCGAGCCGCGCGTGGAATTGGCAGGAATTAGTTAACGAATGCGTGGAAAAAACGGAGAAAATCAGAGTTTTGGCGGGAAATCCCGTTGTTTTGGATAAAGAGACTAATGATGAAATTTGTAAATTATTCGACTGA
- a CDS encoding SagB/ThcOx family dehydrogenase translates to MKLFTLLILALTATSVFAGDIQLPQPNRAGGMPLMEALNNRRSAREFSPENISQQKLSDLLWAMWGISREDGRRTAPTARNDMAIELYVMKNTGIFRYNAQENILTLVLEGDHRDNAGTHGWVRGAPLNIFIVHNLNKMRVAEEIRVGVANMDAGFVAQNAYLFCASAGLNTVVRMMIPRDEIRALMGWDENMYPSLAMTVGYPVGGPQVAAPIVEKAAPTVEETPPAEPSRRRGR, encoded by the coding sequence ATGAAACTTTTTACATTATTGATACTTGCATTGACGGCAACTTCGGTTTTTGCGGGGGATATTCAGCTTCCGCAGCCTAATCGCGCGGGTGGAATGCCGCTTATGGAGGCGCTTAACAATCGCAGGAGCGCTCGCGAATTCTCGCCTGAGAATATTTCGCAGCAAAAACTCAGCGATTTGCTTTGGGCTATGTGGGGAATAAGCCGCGAAGACGGCAGAAGAACTGCGCCGACAGCCCGAAACGATATGGCTATCGAGCTCTATGTTATGAAAAACACGGGGATTTTCAGATACAACGCTCAAGAAAATATCTTGACCCTTGTATTGGAAGGAGACCACCGAGACAACGCAGGAACTCACGGCTGGGTCAGAGGCGCGCCGCTCAATATTTTTATCGTGCATAATTTGAACAAAATGAGAGTAGCGGAAGAAATCAGAGTCGGCGTTGCAAATATGGACGCGGGCTTTGTGGCTCAAAACGCATACCTTTTTTGCGCTTCCGCAGGCTTAAACACAGTTGTAAGAATGATGATTCCGAGAGACGAAATAAGAGCGCTTATGGGCTGGGACGAAAATATGTACCCGTCATTGGCGATGACCGTCGGATACCCTGTCGGCGGACCGCAGGTAGCAGCGCCAATAGTCGAAAAAGCCGCTCCGACAGTCGAAGAAACGCCGCCCGCTGAGCCGTCCCGTCGTCGCGGCAGATAA